In one window of Paraflavitalea soli DNA:
- a CDS encoding DUF1624 domain-containing protein: MSQLVMTKNRVQSIDILRGIVMIIMALDHVRDFFHVQAFQSDPIDPATTTPILYLTRWITHLCAPAFVFLAGTSSYLVGLRRSKAALSAFLIKRGLWLILAEVLIVTLGWTFNPLYNLLIIQVIWAIGISMVILGLLVRLPLTAIFIIGLVIVLGHNLMDYPEAAHAAKHQPLGFWWDLVHGARFSYYPYASSRGVLIVYPFLPWTGLMLLGYCAGKFFAPDYPVAQRKKVLLYTGLGLIAGFFVLRFINAYGDPVPWTTQTTAVRTVFSFFNVNKYPPSIMYMAITIGIAMIALVALEQIKNPVTEFAKVFGQVPFFYYVLHFFLIHTLTVITFYLQGYGTKDIVSLQVPFLFRPVDFGFPLWGVYLVWVAVIFLLYPVCKRYNAYKSTHRQWWLSYV; encoded by the coding sequence ATGAGCCAGCTCGTAATGACGAAGAACCGTGTACAATCAATTGACATCCTGCGGGGTATTGTGATGATCATTATGGCGCTCGATCATGTGCGCGACTTCTTCCACGTCCAGGCCTTTCAAAGCGATCCCATAGATCCGGCTACTACAACCCCTATTTTATATCTTACCCGCTGGATCACCCACCTTTGTGCGCCTGCCTTTGTTTTCCTGGCAGGCACCTCCTCTTACCTGGTGGGCCTGCGCAGATCAAAGGCTGCCTTGAGTGCTTTCCTGATCAAAAGGGGCTTATGGCTCATCCTGGCCGAAGTGTTGATCGTAACCCTGGGCTGGACCTTTAACCCCCTGTACAACCTGTTGATCATCCAGGTCATCTGGGCCATTGGTATCAGCATGGTCATACTTGGACTCCTGGTACGCCTTCCGCTAACAGCTATATTTATTATTGGATTGGTGATCGTACTGGGCCACAATTTAATGGACTATCCCGAAGCAGCCCACGCGGCAAAGCACCAGCCACTGGGCTTCTGGTGGGACCTGGTGCATGGGGCCCGCTTTTCCTATTATCCTTATGCATCCAGTCGCGGTGTCTTAATTGTATATCCATTTTTACCCTGGACAGGTCTCATGCTGTTGGGCTATTGTGCAGGTAAATTCTTTGCACCTGATTATCCCGTTGCCCAAAGGAAGAAGGTATTGCTGTATACCGGTCTTGGTTTGATTGCAGGTTTCTTTGTACTCCGGTTCATCAATGCATATGGCGATCCTGTTCCCTGGACCACCCAGACTACTGCTGTCAGAACCGTTTTTTCCTTCTTCAATGTAAATAAATATCCGCCTTCGATCATGTACATGGCGATCACCATTGGCATAGCCATGATCGCATTGGTGGCATTGGAGCAGATTAAAAATCCCGTAACGGAGTTTGCGAAAGTATTCGGGCAGGTGCCCTTCTTTTACTATGTCTTGCATTTCTTCCTCATACACACATTAACCGTCATCACTTTCTACTTACAGGGATATGGTACAAAAGACATTGTATCACTCCAGGTGCCTTTCCTGTTCAGGCCAGTGGACTTTGGATTTCCCTTATGGGGAGTATACTTAGTATGGGTTGCGGTCATCTTCTTATTGTACCCTGTGTGTAAACGATATAACGCTTACAAGAGCACCCATCGTCAGTGGTGGCTTAGTTATGTGTAA
- the mutS gene encoding DNA mismatch repair protein MutS, with protein sequence MAKAGEDTPLMQQHKAIKQRYPDAILLFRVGDFYETFGGDAIIAAQVLGITLTKRNNGAASGASELAGFPHHAMDTYLHKLVKAGYRVAICDQLEDPKQAKGIVKRGVTEMVTPGVATNDKLLEHNSNNFLAGIHFTDDQSGIAFLDISTGEFYVAQGNQEYIDKLLQTLKPAEVIFQRSYQKHFKETFGSRFYTYTMESWIFDAAYATESLVKHFDARSLKGYGVEDMPAAIIAAGAVLHYLKDTEHPNLQHITSIQRIDREDYLWMDRFTIRNLELTGTGSGEAGNTLHKVLDNTVSPMGARLLKRWILLPLKDAARINERLDLVEFFIKEVELRNKVSHHIKQCGDVERLVSKIPVKKINPREVMQIARGLQHVLEVKELCAGVSDQYLQQLTGLLNPCREIHDAILQTIMENPPVAVAKGGAIKEGVHGELDTLRKIATGGKEYLVELQQKEAEATGISSLKIGFNNVFGYYLEVTNSHKNKVPTSWIRKQTLANAERYITPELKEYEEKITGAEEKIMAIEAELYDKLLLQLQEYIAPMQTNGHILAVMDCLVCFADNALRYNYKKPLLHEGHELEFKESRHPVIERNLLPGDPYIANDIFLDQASQQIIILTGPNMSGKSAILRQTALITLMAHMGSFVPADAAKVPLTDKIFTRVGASDNLSGGESTFMVEMNETASIINNFTARSLILLDEIGRGTSTYDGISIAWSIAEYLHNAGYAPKTLFATHYHELNELENKLPRVRNFHVTNKEVGNKIVFLRKLAPGGSTHSFGIHVAKMAGMPPALLQRANEILHQLEEKHVDDNTPQSSNIGQAVKNISAPKFQLSIFDAHSETFDDIRKVLDGIDINRLTPVEALLKLQEIKNKVK encoded by the coding sequence ATGGCAAAAGCAGGCGAAGACACTCCCTTAATGCAGCAGCATAAGGCCATCAAACAAAGATATCCTGATGCTATTTTGTTGTTCCGTGTAGGTGATTTCTATGAAACCTTCGGCGGGGATGCAATTATTGCAGCCCAGGTGCTGGGTATCACGCTGACCAAACGGAATAATGGGGCGGCCTCCGGCGCTTCGGAACTGGCCGGTTTTCCTCATCATGCCATGGATACCTACCTGCATAAGCTGGTGAAGGCAGGCTACCGGGTAGCTATCTGCGATCAGTTGGAAGATCCCAAACAAGCCAAGGGTATTGTAAAACGGGGTGTAACGGAAATGGTAACACCCGGTGTGGCTACCAACGACAAGCTGCTGGAGCACAACAGCAATAACTTCCTGGCGGGTATCCACTTTACAGATGACCAATCGGGTATCGCTTTTCTTGATATCTCCACGGGTGAATTCTATGTAGCCCAGGGCAACCAGGAATACATCGACAAGCTCCTGCAAACGCTGAAACCTGCCGAGGTTATTTTCCAGCGTAGTTACCAGAAACATTTCAAAGAGACTTTCGGCAGTCGGTTCTATACTTACACGATGGAGAGCTGGATCTTTGATGCAGCTTACGCCACAGAAAGCCTGGTAAAACATTTCGACGCACGCTCACTGAAAGGTTATGGCGTGGAGGATATGCCCGCAGCAATTATAGCTGCCGGTGCTGTGCTGCACTACCTGAAGGATACGGAACATCCGAACCTGCAACATATTACTTCGATACAACGCATTGACCGGGAAGATTACCTGTGGATGGACCGTTTTACGATCCGCAACCTGGAGCTTACGGGCACAGGCAGTGGTGAGGCGGGCAATACGCTGCACAAGGTGCTGGACAATACGGTCTCCCCTATGGGAGCCCGCCTATTGAAAAGATGGATACTGCTGCCATTGAAAGATGCTGCCCGTATCAATGAACGGCTGGACCTGGTGGAGTTCTTCATCAAAGAAGTGGAGTTGAGAAACAAGGTCAGTCATCACATCAAACAATGTGGTGATGTGGAAAGGCTGGTGAGCAAGATACCGGTGAAGAAGATCAACCCAAGGGAAGTAATGCAGATAGCGCGGGGATTGCAACATGTGCTGGAGGTAAAAGAACTGTGCGCAGGGGTGAGCGATCAATACCTGCAGCAGCTGACGGGTTTACTAAACCCCTGCCGGGAGATCCATGATGCCATTCTTCAAACGATCATGGAAAACCCGCCGGTAGCAGTGGCCAAAGGTGGCGCTATTAAGGAAGGGGTACATGGGGAACTGGATACACTCCGCAAAATAGCGACTGGCGGAAAGGAATACCTGGTAGAATTGCAACAGAAAGAAGCTGAGGCCACAGGTATCTCCTCCCTGAAGATCGGCTTCAACAATGTATTTGGCTATTACCTGGAGGTTACCAATTCTCATAAGAATAAAGTACCGACTTCCTGGATTCGGAAGCAAACGCTGGCCAATGCGGAAAGGTATATTACACCGGAACTGAAAGAATACGAGGAGAAGATCACAGGCGCAGAAGAGAAGATCATGGCCATTGAGGCTGAATTGTATGATAAGCTGCTGCTGCAACTGCAAGAATATATAGCACCCATGCAAACAAACGGGCATATACTGGCGGTGATGGACTGCCTGGTATGCTTTGCGGACAATGCACTGCGGTACAACTATAAAAAACCCCTGCTGCATGAAGGGCATGAACTGGAATTCAAAGAAAGCCGTCACCCGGTGATCGAGCGCAACCTGCTGCCGGGCGACCCCTATATCGCCAATGATATTTTCCTGGACCAGGCTTCGCAGCAGATCATTATCCTTACGGGTCCCAATATGAGTGGTAAGAGCGCCATCCTGCGGCAAACGGCGCTCATTACATTGATGGCGCATATGGGCAGTTTCGTGCCGGCTGATGCAGCTAAAGTTCCTTTAACGGATAAGATATTTACCCGGGTGGGCGCTTCGGACAACCTGAGCGGCGGCGAATCGACCTTCATGGTGGAAATGAATGAAACGGCCAGCATCATCAATAATTTCACGGCACGCAGCCTGATCCTGCTGGATGAAATAGGCCGGGGTACTTCTACCTATGATGGTATCTCGATTGCCTGGAGTATTGCGGAATACCTGCACAATGCGGGTTATGCCCCCAAGACCTTGTTTGCTACGCACTACCATGAGTTGAATGAACTGGAGAATAAACTGCCGCGCGTGCGGAATTTCCATGTTACGAATAAAGAAGTAGGCAATAAGATCGTTTTCCTGCGTAAGCTGGCGCCTGGCGGCAGCACACATAGCTTTGGTATCCATGTGGCCAAAATGGCCGGGATGCCCCCTGCCCTGCTTCAGCGGGCCAATGAAATACTACACCAGCTGGAAGAAAAGCATGTGGATGACAATACTCCTCAGAGTTCCAACATTGGGCAAGCAGTCAAGAATATCTCAGCACCCAAGTTCCAGCTATCGATCTTTGATGCGCACAGCGAAACCTTTGATGATATCCGCAAAGTGCTGGATGGGATCGACATCAACCGGCTGACGCCTGTAGAAGCACTGCTGAAATTGCAGGAGATCAAAAACAAGGTCAAATAA
- a CDS encoding SIMPL domain-containing protein, with the protein MKKFIPVCLIALTSLTGFSQSTAVNPFPKTITVNGAAEMEIVPDEIYVLVDLKEYDKKGSGKINLEKIKTDFLNNCRSIGLADSVITIAAYDGDNGNPWIKKRKKKEDLQASITYQVKFTNSKKMDELVEKLDDEATQNFRIARTSHSKIQEFRKQLKIQAIKAAKEKANYLAAAIDEQVGAAVTITEPGDAMPFEPVYQYRQAVSNMAMDSAAGGEAGVDFKKMKLRYEMQVVFALK; encoded by the coding sequence ATGAAAAAGTTTATCCCAGTCTGTTTAATTGCATTGACATCCCTCACCGGGTTTTCGCAATCAACAGCCGTTAATCCGTTCCCGAAAACAATTACTGTAAATGGTGCGGCTGAGATGGAGATTGTGCCTGATGAGATCTATGTATTGGTGGACCTGAAAGAGTATGACAAGAAAGGTAGCGGTAAGATCAACCTGGAGAAGATCAAGACCGACTTCCTGAATAATTGCCGGAGCATTGGCCTGGCTGATTCAGTAATAACGATTGCTGCTTATGATGGCGACAATGGCAATCCCTGGATCAAAAAGAGGAAAAAGAAAGAAGACCTGCAGGCTTCTATTACCTACCAGGTAAAGTTTACGAACAGTAAAAAGATGGATGAGCTGGTAGAGAAACTGGATGATGAAGCGACACAGAACTTCAGGATTGCCAGAACCTCGCACAGTAAGATACAGGAGTTCCGTAAACAACTGAAGATCCAGGCCATTAAAGCGGCCAAAGAGAAAGCCAATTACCTGGCAGCTGCGATTGATGAGCAGGTAGGCGCGGCAGTAACGATCACAGAACCAGGCGATGCCATGCCTTTTGAGCCGGTGTATCAATACAGGCAAGCGGTTTCGAATATGGCGATGGATAGTGCAGCCGGCGGTGAAGCAGGTGTTGACTTCAAGAAGATGAAGCTGCGGTATGAAATGCAGGTGGTGTTTGCGCTGAAGTAG
- a CDS encoding lysophospholipid acyltransferase family protein, translated as MSSFRERLKHIHIVRKIIYAIVGVFSYPGLVIFNKLKITGTEHIKNLPRKNVLFISNHQTYFADVITFLHIFCAVKWRKQNRLGVPYYLLNPFTNVYYVAAEETMQATWISRLFTMAGAITVKRTWRPEGTETRKGLDPSDTRKIARALENNWIITFPQGTTKPFAPGRKGTALIIKMTKPIVVPVVINGFWRAFDKKGLRFKKKGTLLTVRIKEPLQVDYEAPSEVILDQLMEAIEQSKSWMLKGAHHRTKLKAE; from the coding sequence ATGAGCTCGTTTCGGGAAAGACTCAAACATATCCATATCGTGCGTAAGATCATTTACGCCATTGTAGGAGTGTTCTCCTATCCTGGTTTAGTGATCTTTAATAAGCTGAAGATCACCGGCACAGAACACATCAAAAACCTTCCCCGGAAAAATGTATTGTTTATAAGCAATCACCAAACCTACTTTGCCGATGTGATCACCTTCCTCCATATCTTTTGTGCAGTAAAATGGAGAAAGCAAAACAGGCTCGGTGTTCCTTATTATCTGCTCAATCCATTTACCAATGTATATTATGTAGCAGCAGAAGAAACCATGCAGGCTACCTGGATCAGCCGCCTGTTTACCATGGCCGGTGCTATTACTGTAAAAAGGACCTGGCGGCCCGAAGGTACAGAGACCCGTAAAGGATTGGACCCTTCTGATACCCGCAAGATCGCCCGTGCACTGGAGAACAATTGGATCATAACCTTCCCCCAGGGCACTACCAAGCCATTTGCACCTGGCCGTAAAGGCACTGCCCTCATCATTAAGATGACAAAACCCATTGTGGTACCTGTGGTGATCAATGGTTTCTGGCGCGCTTTCGATAAAAAGGGATTGCGTTTTAAGAAGAAAGGCACTTTACTCACCGTGCGTATTAAAGAACCCCTGCAAGTAGATTATGAAGCACCCTCCGAAGTGATCCTCGACCAACTTATGGAAGCTATCGAACAAAGTAAATCCTGGATGTTGAAAGGAGCACACCATAGGACCAAACTCAAAGCAGAATAG
- a CDS encoding IS4 family transposase, protein MSKGNFFTGQPIFNQILSHISRGRVKALGRSCNADRYCKSFGTYEHLVTMLYAILNRCDSLREVTTGLLAWEQRICHLGLKAHPRRSTLSDANKRRSEKVFEKIYFDLLARYERILPDSRQQNKQGNLYIFDSTSIALFQEILKASGLSCKDGRRKGGIKVHTLLHSERDTPVMIRYSPAAQSDVTFLKEVQLAKGSVIVFDKGYCDYRTYNRFIGDEVTFVTRLYSRSVYQVLEQRLVSVDQQQLGVQDDHLIMLGYTYLKKAVQVPARLITYIDPGTQKQYQFLTNNTELDPLTIANYYRQRWQIETFFKRIKQNYPLQYFLGDNANAIKIQIWCVLIADLLLKVIRQGCRSAMSFSNMVALVRIHLMTYMDLKSFLRSPEKSLLRRLKHLSIENKGPLLFDT, encoded by the coding sequence ATGAGTAAAGGTAATTTTTTTACCGGACAGCCGATCTTTAATCAGATTCTTTCTCACATATCCCGTGGACGAGTGAAGGCACTTGGCCGCTCCTGTAATGCCGATCGTTATTGTAAATCATTCGGGACCTATGAGCACCTGGTGACCATGCTGTACGCGATTTTAAATCGCTGTGATTCATTACGCGAGGTGACTACCGGCCTGTTAGCCTGGGAACAACGCATTTGTCATCTGGGTCTGAAGGCCCATCCCCGCAGAAGCACGCTTTCTGACGCCAATAAACGACGTAGTGAGAAGGTATTTGAAAAGATCTACTTCGATCTGCTGGCTCGCTATGAGCGTATTTTACCGGACAGCCGGCAGCAAAACAAGCAGGGTAACCTTTATATTTTTGATTCAACCAGCATTGCGCTGTTTCAGGAGATATTAAAGGCATCCGGTCTGTCCTGCAAGGATGGCAGACGTAAAGGAGGTATCAAAGTTCATACACTGTTGCATAGTGAGCGGGACACCCCTGTAATGATCCGTTATAGTCCTGCTGCCCAAAGCGATGTTACCTTCCTTAAAGAGGTACAGCTTGCCAAAGGATCAGTAATAGTTTTTGATAAGGGATATTGTGATTATCGGACCTACAACCGCTTTATCGGCGATGAAGTGACCTTCGTCACCCGTCTATACAGTCGTTCAGTTTACCAGGTGCTTGAGCAACGGCTGGTAAGTGTCGATCAGCAACAGTTGGGTGTTCAGGATGATCATTTGATCATGCTGGGATACACCTACTTAAAAAAGGCTGTGCAGGTCCCCGCCCGATTGATCACTTATATAGATCCCGGCACCCAAAAACAATATCAGTTCCTCACTAACAATACAGAGCTGGATCCATTGACCATTGCCAACTATTACCGCCAGCGCTGGCAAATCGAAACGTTCTTCAAGCGGATCAAGCAAAATTATCCTTTACAGTATTTTCTGGGCGATAATGCTAATGCCATTAAGATACAAATATGGTGCGTCTTGATAGCGGACCTGCTTTTAAAGGTGATCAGACAGGGCTGCAGATCTGCTATGTCATTCTCAAATATGGTTGCCCTTGTACGGATACACCTGATGACCTACATGGACCTTAAATCCTTTCTTCGATCACCGGAGAAGTCACTTTTACGAAGGCTAAAGCACCTAAGCATAGAAAACAAAGGCCCCCTGTTGTTTGACACATAG
- a CDS encoding acyl-CoA thioesterase, with product MSQKAKTAKESYVVMTELVLPNDTNTFGNLMGGRLMYWMDIAAALAAMKHCAAPVVTASVDNISFENPIKLGNVVHIEAKVSRAFNSSMEVHMKVWGEDAIQQYRYKSNEAYYTFVALDPNGRSRPVPQLVPETEEEKDLFESALRRRQLRLILGGKMKPSDATELKALFQL from the coding sequence ATGAGCCAAAAAGCAAAGACAGCCAAGGAATCGTACGTAGTGATGACGGAACTGGTATTGCCCAACGACACGAACACGTTTGGCAACCTGATGGGTGGCCGCCTGATGTACTGGATGGATATAGCGGCGGCGCTGGCTGCGATGAAGCATTGTGCGGCTCCTGTAGTGACGGCATCAGTGGACAATATCTCCTTTGAGAATCCTATTAAGCTGGGCAATGTGGTGCATATAGAAGCCAAGGTATCCCGCGCGTTCAACTCCTCGATGGAAGTACATATGAAAGTATGGGGAGAAGACGCCATTCAACAATACCGCTACAAAAGCAATGAAGCCTACTATACATTTGTGGCGCTGGACCCCAATGGACGCTCCCGCCCTGTTCCCCAACTGGTTCCTGAAACAGAAGAAGAGAAAGACCTCTTTGAAAGTGCTTTGCGCAGAAGGCAGCTGCGGCTGATCCTGGGCGGTAAGATGAAGCCTTCGGATGCTACGGAGCTGAAGGCGCTTTTTCAATTGTAA
- a CDS encoding mandelate racemase/muconate lactonizing enzyme family protein, whose amino-acid sequence MHKSLIPVVKRRFGNIQPVARKESGHGEFRIREMSLLWPAMTITHTDIWKFSIPMHPFTIATGTMHFAQNTFIRVHTDAGMYGVGECSAFPMIAGETQATCFEMAKDFAALWKGKDAGAMEDRLQELDAFTAFNSTIKSAFDMALYDLAAKQAGIPLYQYLGGAAKELETDLTIGIDTPENMAASAADFVQRGVRIIKVKLGKNAKEDVERIRQIRQAAGDSTLLRIDANQGWSYEDAQYALTALGQYNIQFCEQPMRHWNDHHLPALRKQSPIKIMADESVFDHHDAARLIAADACDYVNIKFAKSGGIAEAIRINQVCADNNIPCMMGGMLESRVALTAFGHFALAHDNVVFYDMDTCMLGHKTDPVTGGIRYHGFFLEVPQAAGIGADADNGFLEGCEKATV is encoded by the coding sequence ATGCATAAGTCGTTGATACCCGTAGTAAAACGCAGGTTTGGTAATATTCAACCGGTTGCACGGAAAGAATCGGGCCACGGGGAATTCAGGATCAGGGAAATGTCTTTACTTTGGCCCGCTATGACAATTACACATACCGATATCTGGAAGTTCAGCATCCCCATGCATCCGTTTACGATCGCCACGGGCACCATGCATTTTGCCCAAAATACCTTTATCCGCGTGCATACGGATGCGGGTATGTATGGGGTGGGCGAATGTTCGGCGTTTCCCATGATCGCGGGGGAAACGCAGGCTACCTGCTTTGAAATGGCCAAAGACTTTGCGGCGCTCTGGAAGGGTAAGGATGCGGGTGCGATGGAAGACAGGTTGCAGGAACTGGATGCATTTACGGCCTTCAACAGCACGATCAAGAGTGCTTTTGATATGGCCCTGTATGACCTGGCGGCCAAGCAGGCCGGTATTCCCTTGTACCAATACCTGGGCGGCGCAGCAAAAGAACTGGAAACGGATCTTACGATCGGTATTGATACACCGGAAAACATGGCAGCTTCTGCGGCTGATTTTGTTCAACGGGGGGTACGGATCATCAAAGTAAAGCTGGGTAAAAATGCCAAAGAAGATGTGGAACGGATAAGGCAGATACGGCAGGCAGCGGGCGACAGCACCTTGCTGCGCATAGATGCCAACCAGGGCTGGAGCTACGAAGATGCGCAATATGCACTCACTGCGTTGGGACAATACAATATACAATTCTGCGAACAGCCGATGCGGCATTGGAATGACCATCATTTACCGGCTTTAAGGAAGCAGTCGCCCATTAAGATCATGGCGGATGAAAGCGTATTTGATCATCATGATGCGGCACGATTGATCGCTGCGGATGCCTGTGATTATGTGAACATCAAATTTGCCAAATCGGGCGGTATTGCGGAAGCGATCCGGATCAATCAAGTGTGTGCAGATAATAATATCCCTTGTATGATGGGTGGTATGCTGGAAAGCCGGGTAGCGCTTACAGCCTTTGGGCATTTTGCGCTGGCACACGACAATGTTGTTTTCTACGATATGGATACCTGTATGCTGGGACATAAAACGGACCCGGTAACAGGGGGTATACGCTATCATGGCTTCTTCCTTGAAGTGCCGCAGGCAGCGGGTATTGGCGCTGATGCAGACAATGGGTTCCTGGAAGGCTGTGAAAAAGCTACGGTATAG
- a CDS encoding proline dehydrogenase family protein, with product MDNPHPVISFDNTEYAFAYKTDQELKKANFLFSSMGYGSLVKLGTRFTPWAIRVGLPIKGLIRNTIFKQFVGGETLEETARVANRLEQFGVQVILDYGVEGKEGEENFDHACEEFIRVINYAATQHNMPFMSIKVTGFARFALLEKLDAAATGKSGYEGTVHTEVLNEEEKAEWQRVVARMHKIISAAASKNIGVLVDAEETWIQDPVDALTMQMMELYNLEKVTVFNTIQLYRHDRLAFLHDSFRQAEAKRFILGAKLVRGAYMEKERKRAEEKGYPSPIQPGKEASDRDYNSAVEFCIEHLDKISLIVASHNEYSSLRAAGLLDKKGLPHNHPHIHFSQLYGMSDNITFNLAKAGLSVSKYLPFGPIDDVIPYLMRRAQENSSVSGQTGRELGLIKKELKRRKVS from the coding sequence ATGGATAATCCTCACCCCGTTATTTCATTTGACAATACAGAATACGCCTTTGCTTATAAAACAGACCAGGAACTGAAGAAAGCCAATTTCCTCTTTTCCAGTATGGGATATGGTTCCCTGGTCAAACTGGGCACCCGGTTTACCCCCTGGGCCATCCGCGTGGGCCTGCCCATTAAAGGACTTATCCGCAATACCATTTTCAAACAGTTTGTAGGTGGTGAAACCCTCGAAGAGACAGCCCGCGTAGCCAACAGATTGGAGCAGTTTGGCGTGCAGGTCATCCTGGATTATGGGGTGGAAGGCAAGGAAGGCGAGGAGAACTTTGACCATGCCTGCGAAGAGTTTATCCGTGTCATCAACTATGCAGCAACCCAGCACAATATGCCTTTCATGAGCATTAAGGTAACCGGTTTTGCCCGTTTTGCCCTGCTTGAAAAGCTCGATGCAGCGGCCACCGGTAAAAGTGGATACGAAGGGACCGTGCATACTGAAGTGCTCAACGAAGAAGAAAAAGCCGAATGGCAAAGAGTGGTGGCCCGTATGCACAAGATCATCAGTGCCGCTGCCTCCAAAAATATAGGCGTGCTGGTAGATGCAGAAGAAACCTGGATACAGGACCCTGTAGATGCATTGACCATGCAGATGATGGAATTGTACAACCTCGAAAAAGTAACCGTTTTCAATACCATTCAATTGTATCGGCACGACAGGCTGGCTTTTCTCCACGATAGTTTCCGGCAAGCCGAAGCTAAAAGGTTTATCCTGGGCGCCAAGCTGGTGCGGGGCGCTTATATGGAGAAAGAAAGAAAGCGCGCCGAAGAAAAAGGATATCCTTCACCTATTCAACCCGGCAAGGAAGCCAGTGACCGCGATTACAACAGTGCTGTGGAGTTCTGTATTGAGCATCTTGATAAGATATCCCTCATAGTAGCTTCCCACAATGAATACAGCAGCCTGCGTGCTGCCGGATTGCTCGACAAAAAAGGATTGCCCCACAACCATCCCCATATACATTTTTCCCAGTTGTATGGCATGAGCGATAACATCACTTTCAACCTCGCGAAAGCAGGATTGTCTGTGAGCAAATACCTGCCTTTCGGTCCTATAGATGATGTAATTCCTTACCTCATGCGTCGTGCACAGGAAAACTCCTCCGTGTCCGGGCAAACCGGCCGTGAGCTTGGGCTGATCAAAAAAGAACTGAAAAGACGGAAGGTTTCATAA
- a CDS encoding N-acetylmuramoyl-L-alanine amidase family protein, producing MMRRPVTLLLFFASLAAILSFTGKKPGFPGGRQKAVLGTIVIDAGHGGPARGAKGLFSYEADVALAISLKLGQRAQEAFPEIRVVYTRTSDTVFGVHVDARTANRMRAELANEVKGDLFLSIHCNATPQKAGGWYAKRVVGHTTKTVTVGKGAKKRKKTMRVPVYENYWVKNERHGTETYIWAADRSGVKSTYINLEESGEFAEDSTSPATPPPDMNSPEAKIRAQLYEKKYFGKSLMLANMVEEEFAKGGRASGGVKQRNWEQIWVLQATGMPSILVETGFITNEEEEKYLNSEEGQSEIVESIITALKKYKETLEGSNTTTTAKPEVDTTKARGF from the coding sequence ATGATGAGAAGACCCGTAACTCTATTGCTGTTTTTTGCCTCGCTGGCAGCAATCTTATCCTTTACCGGCAAAAAGCCGGGATTCCCTGGAGGCCGTCAGAAAGCGGTATTGGGCACTATTGTGATAGATGCAGGACATGGCGGCCCGGCCCGGGGCGCCAAAGGGCTTTTTTCGTATGAAGCAGATGTAGCGCTTGCTATTTCCTTAAAGCTTGGACAACGGGCGCAGGAAGCCTTTCCTGAGATCCGGGTAGTATATACCCGCACTTCAGATACGGTTTTTGGCGTTCATGTAGATGCCAGGACAGCCAACCGGATGCGGGCCGAACTGGCCAATGAAGTAAAAGGAGACCTGTTTTTGAGTATCCACTGCAATGCTACGCCGCAAAAAGCAGGAGGCTGGTATGCCAAACGGGTAGTGGGACACACTACCAAGACGGTTACGGTAGGCAAGGGCGCCAAGAAACGGAAGAAAACAATGCGGGTGCCGGTCTACGAAAACTACTGGGTAAAGAATGAACGGCATGGTACAGAAACCTATATCTGGGCGGCCGACCGCAGCGGCGTAAAGAGTACCTATATCAACCTGGAGGAAAGCGGCGAGTTTGCTGAAGACAGTACAAGTCCTGCTACCCCACCTCCCGATATGAATTCACCGGAAGCCAAGATCAGGGCGCAGTTATATGAAAAGAAATATTTTGGCAAAAGCCTCATGCTGGCCAACATGGTGGAGGAAGAGTTTGCCAAAGGAGGCCGGGCAAGTGGCGGGGTAAAGCAACGGAACTGGGAACAGATCTGGGTATTACAGGCCACGGGAATGCCCAGCATACTGGTAGAAACGGGCTTTATCACCAATGAAGAAGAAGAGAAATACCTTAATAGTGAAGAAGGACAATCGGAGATTGTAGAAAGTATCATTACGGCCCTTAAAAAATATAAGGAAACACTGGAAGGCTCCAACACTACCACTACCGCAAAGCCGGAAGTCGACACGACCAAGGCCCGGGGCTTCTGA